One part of the Bacteroidia bacterium genome encodes these proteins:
- a CDS encoding transposase, with amino-acid sequence KTKKDWAMFVKRIADEMYPEAKKITLVMDNFKTHSPSALYEMFEPQEAKRIWDRFEFVYTPKHGSWLNMAEIELHVLNHQCLNRHIAKIENIVSEVEAWQQHRNNKNGKINWQFTTNDARQKLRRLYPPIYD; translated from the coding sequence CAAAAACCAAAAAAGATTGGGCAATGTTTGTAAAAAGAATAGCTGATGAAATGTATCCGGAAGCGAAGAAGATAACTTTGGTAATGGATAATTTTAAAACCCATTCCCCATCGGCATTATATGAAATGTTTGAACCGCAGGAAGCAAAACGAATTTGGGACAGGTTTGAATTTGTATATACTCCTAAACACGGAAGTTGGCTAAATATGGCAGAAATAGAATTACACGTTCTAAACCATCAATGTTTGAATAGGCATATCGCAAAAATAGAAAATATTGTCAGCGAAGTAGAGGCTTGGCAACAACACAGAAACAACAAAAATGGTAAAATCAATTGGCAATTTACAACAAACGATGCAAGGCAAAAACTCAGAAGACTTTATCCACCAATTTACGATTAA
- a CDS encoding Eco57I restriction-modification methylase domain-containing protein, producing the protein MISEARKYQAFYTKSTPIVDYMVNQLFLKASDKIFEPCGGDGVFVEAILNENEFAHIDICELNPNSVEILNSKFSDFLNISIRECDTLLDSELSFNSCFGGIYDKIIANPPYGAWQDYEKRAVLKKMYPELYAKESYGLFLYRCIELLKEDGILSFIIPDTFLNLHMHKALRNHILTTTQIVELALFPSSFFPGVNFGYANLSIITLRKKSDYKECLQNTFNVVNRFSNVEQLNNIEDKNLKTYSFKQEAILNNPDHAFLIAENSNVLRLINQSKFKVGDIADCVTGFYSGDDKRFLQVISADLKNGKNYDLVNAESINSDYKNNTEILNGIDGQQHFLPIVKGGNTKYLKPESWFMNWSKKAVQHYKSDKKSRFQNPKYYFKFGIGVPMISSSSITASLIENKLFDQSIVGIFPKDESLTYYLLAFFNSPTCNKLIRTINPSANNPANYIKKIPFIIPEKTVLELITEKTKSIVDEVRTTGNYNERKELEIWEMIEKIYKL; encoded by the coding sequence ATGATAAGCGAAGCAAGAAAATATCAGGCATTTTACACTAAATCAACACCAATCGTTGATTATATGGTTAATCAATTATTTCTTAAAGCATCGGACAAGATATTTGAACCCTGCGGTGGAGATGGCGTATTTGTGGAAGCAATATTGAACGAAAACGAATTTGCACATATTGATATTTGCGAGCTAAATCCTAACTCTGTTGAAATTTTAAACAGTAAGTTTTCTGATTTTCTAAATATATCTATTCGAGAATGTGATACGCTTTTAGATTCAGAATTGAGTTTTAATTCTTGCTTTGGTGGTATCTATGACAAAATCATTGCTAATCCGCCTTACGGGGCTTGGCAAGATTATGAGAAGCGAGCAGTACTCAAAAAAATGTATCCTGAACTGTATGCCAAAGAAAGTTACGGTTTGTTTCTATATCGTTGTATTGAGTTGTTGAAAGAAGATGGTATTTTATCTTTTATTATTCCCGATACATTTCTCAATCTGCATATGCACAAAGCTTTGCGAAATCATATTCTGACCACAACCCAAATTGTGGAATTAGCCTTGTTCCCGTCTTCGTTTTTCCCAGGAGTAAACTTTGGCTACGCCAATCTTTCCATCATTACTTTGAGAAAGAAAAGCGATTATAAAGAATGCTTACAAAATACTTTTAATGTTGTGAATAGATTTAGTAATGTCGAGCAATTAAACAATATTGAAGATAAAAATTTAAAAACGTATTCTTTCAAACAAGAAGCGATTTTAAACAATCCCGACCACGCTTTTTTGATTGCTGAAAATAGTAACGTGCTAAGGTTAATTAATCAATCAAAATTCAAAGTCGGAGATATTGCCGATTGTGTTACAGGATTTTATTCAGGAGATGACAAACGTTTTTTACAAGTAATCAGTGCTGATTTAAAGAATGGGAAAAACTATGATTTAGTCAACGCAGAAAGCATCAATTCAGATTATAAAAACAATACTGAAATACTGAATGGAATTGACGGACAGCAACATTTTTTACCAATCGTTAAAGGTGGAAACACCAAATATCTAAAGCCTGAAAGTTGGTTTATGAATTGGAGTAAAAAAGCTGTGCAACATTATAAATCTGACAAAAAATCTAGATTTCAGAATCCAAAATATTATTTCAAATTCGGAATTGGCGTACCAATGATAAGTTCGTCAAGCATTACCGCTTCTCTGATTGAAAATAAATTATTCGACCAGAGTATTGTAGGCATCTTCCCCAAAGATGAAAGTTTGACTTATTATTTATTGGCTTTTTTCAATTCGCCTACTTGTAATAAATTGATAAGAACCATCAATCCGTCAGCCAATAATCCTGCAAATTACATTAAGAAAATTCCGTTTATCATTCCCGAAAAAACAGTTTTGGAATTGATAACCGAAAAAACAAAAAGTATAGTTGACGAAGTAAGAACAACAGGGAATTATAATGAAAGAAAGGAATTGGAAATTTGGGAAATGATTGAGAAAATTTATAAACTTTAA